The genomic DNA AGGAGGAATATATCAGCGGCCCATGCGCCGGGCGGCCCCATGATGTTGGACACGCCATCGCCGGCGACGGTCATCAGCGACGGATCGCTGGGGGTGTAGCTGAGCAGCGCCAGCGCCAGAAACAGGGTCGCGAGGATGAGCGCGATCGCGCCGATCAGCGCGCCGCTGCGGATCAGGCTGCGCTTGAGCATTTCGCGCCATTCCGGCGAGCGTTTCACGGTGCGGCCGACGGCCATATAACTGCTTGTCCCCCAAATGTTCCGTTTCGGCACAATGCGCCAAGCGGGGAGTCCCGGTCAAGGGTGCGCCCCTTCGGCCCGTCTCATGGCATAGGTAAGAATCCGTATCGAAGGCGGTCGGGGCGGCGGCATAGAAAAGAGGGCGAAAGGAACCCGCCTGATGATCGCCGCTTTCTATCCCACTCTGGTCGTCCTGGCCCTTGGCGCGTTCGCCGCCGGCCTGCTGTTCGTCAGCATCGAGGATGGGCTGAAGAACTGAGCGCCACCAGCGCGTCGCCATCGACCCGCTGCACCGTCCATTCGTCCATCGGCCGCGCGCCCAAGGCGCGGTAGAAGGCGATGGACGGTGCGTTCCAGTCCAGCACCGACCATTCGAGCCGGGCGCAGTCGCGTTCGATCGCCAGCCCGGCAAGGCGGGCGAGCAGCGCCTTGCCCGCGCCCGCCCCGCGCGCCTGCGGCAGCACGAACAGATCCTCCAGATAGAGGCCCGGTCGTCCTTCGAAGGTCGAGAAATTGTGGAAGAAGAGGGCGAAGCCGATCGCCGCGCCATCCTGCTCGGCGATCAGCACTTCGGCCATCGGGCGCGGCCCGAACAGATAGCGGGCAAGCGTGGCGCGATCCGCCTTCACTTCGTGCGACAGCCGCTCATAGTCGGCCAGCGCGCGGATGAAGGCGATGATGGCGTCCAGATCGTCCGCCACCGCATTTCGAATGACGATGCCGCTCATACCGTTCCCGCCTCCACATGCGCGCCCTGATGGCCAGAAGCGTCCGCCCGCTTCGTGCGCGCGGCGATAAGGCAGCCGGCGACGATCAGCAAGGCGCCGGCCACGGTGGCCGGCGTGACCGTCTCGCCAAAGGCCAGCCAGCCCATGATCGCCGCCCAGGCGAAGGCGCTATATTCGACCGGGATCAGCCGCTGCGCCTCGGCCCGCGCATAGGCCCAGGCGAGCGCGGCGAGCGAGGTGAAGGCGAGGCTGGCCGCGAGCAGGACCAGCGGCGCGGCGCTGGCGGGCGGAATGACCAGCCAGAAAGGCGCGCCCAGGGCAAACACGCCGAGCATGACGAGATGCTGGAAGAAGGCGACTTCGACCGGGGAAGCGCATTGCGCCTGCTGGCGCTGGAGGATCAGGTTCCAGGCGAACAGCAGCGCGGAGAGCAGCACCGCCAGCGCGCCGAGCAGCGCGTCGGCGTCATAATCGCCGCGCAGCCGGCCGGACAGGATCACCCCCACGCCGACCAGCCCCAGCAGCGACGCGCCGATCGCCTGCCGCCCGACCCGTTCCCTGAGCAGCAACGCCGCGAGATAGAGGGCGATCAGCGGGGCGATGAAGGACAAGGCGATCGATTCCGCCAGCGGCAGCCGCATGATCGCCCAGAAGAACAGCGCCGCCATCGCCGCCACCACCATCCCGCGCAGCAGATGGAGGCGCAGCACGGCCGGGGTCGGCCAGCGCTGGCGGGTCAGCAGCATCAGGGCAAGGCCAAGCATCGTCCCGGCCAGCGCGCGCCAGAACAGCGCATTATAGAGGCCGATCGAGAGACTGAGTCCCTTCATCGCCGCGTCCATCACCGAAAACAGCGCGACGCCGGCGCAGCAGACGGCAAAGGGAATGGCGATCCCGCGCGCAGGCCCGGTCATCATCCCCAAGCTCCGCCTTACTCGGCCGCTTCCGCCTTGCCCGCGTCGGTGGTGTCCGCTTCCAGCTTCGCCGCCTCGATCTCGGCCGCCTTGGCCTCCACCAGCTTCACGATATGATCGACCATGTCAGCATCGTGAATGGTGTGGTCGGTGACGCCCGACAGATAGACCATATGCTTGCCATTGCCGCCGCCGGTCAGGCCGATATCGGTTTCGCGCGCTTCGCCGGGGCCGTTGACGACGCAGCCCAGCACCGAGAGCGAGAGCGGCGTATGGATATGCTGGAGCCGTTCCTCC from Sphingobium sp. CAP-1 includes the following:
- a CDS encoding GNAT family N-acetyltransferase — protein: MSGIVIRNAVADDLDAIIAFIRALADYERLSHEVKADRATLARYLFGPRPMAEVLIAEQDGAAIGFALFFHNFSTFEGRPGLYLEDLFVLPQARGAGAGKALLARLAGLAIERDCARLEWSVLDWNAPSIAFYRALGARPMDEWTVQRVDGDALVALSSSAHPRC
- a CDS encoding DMT family transporter; this encodes MTGPARGIAIPFAVCCAGVALFSVMDAAMKGLSLSIGLYNALFWRALAGTMLGLALMLLTRQRWPTPAVLRLHLLRGMVVAAMAALFFWAIMRLPLAESIALSFIAPLIALYLAALLLRERVGRQAIGASLLGLVGVGVILSGRLRGDYDADALLGALAVLLSALLFAWNLILQRQQAQCASPVEVAFFQHLVMLGVFALGAPFWLVIPPASAAPLVLLAASLAFTSLAALAWAYARAEAQRLIPVEYSAFAWAAIMGWLAFGETVTPATVAGALLIVAGCLIAARTKRADASGHQGAHVEAGTV